A single window of Solanum dulcamara chromosome 5, daSolDulc1.2, whole genome shotgun sequence DNA harbors:
- the LOC129889240 gene encoding zinc transporter 4, chloroplastic isoform X1, giving the protein MSFIEDLVRFFFMDHIRQKTGSFSDTIMLKLSQSISSTACGSAVDEMEGCRDNSAALTLKIVAISTILIAGVCGVGIPLVGKKHRFLRTDSNLFFTAKAFAAGVILATGFVHMLPGATSSLTNPCLPKSPWLKFPFAGFIAMMAALSTLVVDFVGTQYYEKKQEKQNQKDQTDSGDLVSESAIVPVEPKPRNEKLFGEEEGGAIHIVGMHAHAAHHRHSHSHEQGDVREHSHGHSHSHSFGGGDEEGGVRHIVVSQVLELGIVSHSIIIGVSLGVSESSCTIRPLLVALSFHQFFEGFALGGCISQAQFSSMRSTAMATFFAITTPLGIGIGIGAASSYDPHSPRALVVEGILDSISAGILVYMALVDLIAADFLSKRLSCNTRLQVVSYLALFLGAGLMSLLAIWA; this is encoded by the exons ATGTCATTCATTGAG GATCTCGTGCGTTTCTTTTTTATGGACCATATTAGACAAAAGACTGGCTCTTTCTCAG ATACGATTATGCTGAAACTTTCTCAATCTATTTCCAGTACTGCCTGTGGCAGTGCTGTTGATGAGATGGAAGGATGCCGAGACAACTCTGCTGCTCTCACCCTTAAAATCGTGGCCATCTCTACTATCCTAATAGCTGGTGTTTGTGGAGTTGGCATCCCATTAGTTGGCAAGAAGCACAGATTCCTTCGAACTGACTCTAATCTATTTTTTACTGCTAAAGCCTTCGCTGCTGGTGTCATCCTTGCCACAGGTTTTGTTCACATGTTACCAGGTGCCACTTCATCATTAACTAATCCTTGTCTTCCGAAATCTCCTTGGTTGAAATTCCCTTTTGCTGGTTTTATCGCCATGATGGCTGCATTGTCTACCTTGGTGGTTGACTTTGTTGGGACTCAGTATTATGAAAAGAAACAAGAGAAACAAAACCAAAAAGATCAGACTGATTCAGGAGACTTGGTGTCGGAATCAGCTATTGTACCAGTTGAGCCAAAGCCAAGGAATGAGAAATTGTTTGGTGAAGAAGAAGGTGGTGCAATACACATTGTGGGGATGCATGCGCATGCAGCTCATCACAGACATAGCCATTCACATGAACAAGGGGACGTGAGGGAGCATTCCCATGGTCATTCACACTCCCATAGCTTCGGTGGTGGTGATGAGGAAGGTGGAGTGAGGCATATTGTTGTTTCTCAG GTATTGGAGCTTGGGATAGTATCACATTCTATCATAATAGGCGTATCATTGGGTGTCTCAGAAAGTTCATGTACAATAAGACCCTTGCTCGTGGCATTGTCGTTCCACCAGTTCTTCGAAGGTTTTGCATTAGGAGGTTGCATCTCACAGGCGCAGTTCAGTTCCATGCGTTCCACTGCAATGGCAACATTCTTCGCCATAACAACCCCGTTGGGAATTGGTATAGGGATCGGAGCTGCTTCATCTTACGATCCACATAGCCCAAGAGCTTTGGTGGTGGAAGGGATCCTTGACTCAATATCTGCTGGAATTCTAGTATACATGGCTTTAGTAGACCTAATTGCTGCAGATTTCTTGAGTAAAAGATTGAGCTGCAATACCAGGCTTCAAGTTGTTTCTTACTTAGCACTATTCTTAGGGGCTGGACTCATGTCCCTTCTTGCAATATGGGCATGA
- the LOC129889240 gene encoding zinc transporter 4, chloroplastic isoform X2 produces MQDTIMLKLSQSISSTACGSAVDEMEGCRDNSAALTLKIVAISTILIAGVCGVGIPLVGKKHRFLRTDSNLFFTAKAFAAGVILATGFVHMLPGATSSLTNPCLPKSPWLKFPFAGFIAMMAALSTLVVDFVGTQYYEKKQEKQNQKDQTDSGDLVSESAIVPVEPKPRNEKLFGEEEGGAIHIVGMHAHAAHHRHSHSHEQGDVREHSHGHSHSHSFGGGDEEGGVRHIVVSQVLELGIVSHSIIIGVSLGVSESSCTIRPLLVALSFHQFFEGFALGGCISQAQFSSMRSTAMATFFAITTPLGIGIGIGAASSYDPHSPRALVVEGILDSISAGILVYMALVDLIAADFLSKRLSCNTRLQVVSYLALFLGAGLMSLLAIWA; encoded by the exons atgcaag ATACGATTATGCTGAAACTTTCTCAATCTATTTCCAGTACTGCCTGTGGCAGTGCTGTTGATGAGATGGAAGGATGCCGAGACAACTCTGCTGCTCTCACCCTTAAAATCGTGGCCATCTCTACTATCCTAATAGCTGGTGTTTGTGGAGTTGGCATCCCATTAGTTGGCAAGAAGCACAGATTCCTTCGAACTGACTCTAATCTATTTTTTACTGCTAAAGCCTTCGCTGCTGGTGTCATCCTTGCCACAGGTTTTGTTCACATGTTACCAGGTGCCACTTCATCATTAACTAATCCTTGTCTTCCGAAATCTCCTTGGTTGAAATTCCCTTTTGCTGGTTTTATCGCCATGATGGCTGCATTGTCTACCTTGGTGGTTGACTTTGTTGGGACTCAGTATTATGAAAAGAAACAAGAGAAACAAAACCAAAAAGATCAGACTGATTCAGGAGACTTGGTGTCGGAATCAGCTATTGTACCAGTTGAGCCAAAGCCAAGGAATGAGAAATTGTTTGGTGAAGAAGAAGGTGGTGCAATACACATTGTGGGGATGCATGCGCATGCAGCTCATCACAGACATAGCCATTCACATGAACAAGGGGACGTGAGGGAGCATTCCCATGGTCATTCACACTCCCATAGCTTCGGTGGTGGTGATGAGGAAGGTGGAGTGAGGCATATTGTTGTTTCTCAG GTATTGGAGCTTGGGATAGTATCACATTCTATCATAATAGGCGTATCATTGGGTGTCTCAGAAAGTTCATGTACAATAAGACCCTTGCTCGTGGCATTGTCGTTCCACCAGTTCTTCGAAGGTTTTGCATTAGGAGGTTGCATCTCACAGGCGCAGTTCAGTTCCATGCGTTCCACTGCAATGGCAACATTCTTCGCCATAACAACCCCGTTGGGAATTGGTATAGGGATCGGAGCTGCTTCATCTTACGATCCACATAGCCCAAGAGCTTTGGTGGTGGAAGGGATCCTTGACTCAATATCTGCTGGAATTCTAGTATACATGGCTTTAGTAGACCTAATTGCTGCAGATTTCTTGAGTAAAAGATTGAGCTGCAATACCAGGCTTCAAGTTGTTTCTTACTTAGCACTATTCTTAGGGGCTGGACTCATGTCCCTTCTTGCAATATGGGCATGA